The Caproicibacterium amylolyticum genome includes the window GTAATTCACACCGTCAACGCAAACTTTCATACTGTTCCAGTTGATTCCGGATGTCATGCCATTTGTTCCGGCATCATGGCATCTGATCTCCACATCTGCTTTGTAATTGGAATAGGTTTTTCCATCCACACTAATTTCATCGATAATCGGTGCAGCAGCATCTACATTGTTTCTATCATAAGTAAATTGTATGTCATCTACTACTGCGTAGCCCTTGCGGCAGGCATTTTTCCCCGCCGCAACAATGCTGATGGAATCACCGCGGATTGAAAATGGACCTTTTTCGTTATGAGAAATCGGCATTTCGATATATTTCCATCCGCTCCAATTCACCGTACCGGGCATGGAAATATACACTTTTTTGCCGCGGCTGTTGTAAACACAGCCCCACAGGCTGTCACCGCGGCAGGCAGAACCATTCACCCACATTCCCAAGGCAGCCGCACTGCCGCTGCTGCTGCGGGCACAACGCGGCCCAAAGTTAACCGCTAAATTACCAGTTTCCTTTGCTTTACGGAAATCAAAACTGACGCGCATGGCGTATTTACCGCTGTGCACCAGTGATGTCATGCTTCCGTAATTCACTGCTAAATCTCGGTAATTGGCGCTTGCTGCCCATTTATTCATCGCCACACGGTCGTTGGTCAGCCATTCACAGCTTTCCATGATCTCCGGTTCACCAACACAAATATGTATGCGAACCGTTTCACCGGTACCTTTCAGTTGTACTGTAATGTTTCCTGATGCAGCAGTATTGGATGCATGGAAAACGCCGTTTCCATCCACACTGCCGAGTCCCGCCGGAATCTCGTAGGACAAATCTGCCGGATTGATTAAAACAGGATGGCCCTGCCAGGACGCCGTAATTCCAAGGTTTAAGGTACTGCCCGGCAGCACACGCATGTCAGCAGATTTGCGGGCAAGGCTGTCCGGCTGCACGACATGAACCATTTTCGTGCCCATTACCTGACCGTCCAAATTCAGTTGTGCTTCCACCGTACCAGTCGAAGCTCCGGCAGTTACTGTACCTCGTGAATTGATAATTCCATCTGACCCCGCGGCAAGTGACCAACTCAGTCCGGAGGAAGCCATTTCAGCCGGACGGCCGTCATTGCTTCTTGCCAATGCTGAAAACTGAATTAAGCTGCCTGGTGTGTAATAATCATATGCCGCTTTCACGTCCGCAGAAGCCATATCGCCTCCTTGCGGAGCATCCAGCACAAACAGCCAGGAATTTGCCACTGCACGTTCTGAGCCGTCTGATGGCCTGTTCTGAACCTTCAGTGCCGAGCTGTTCTCTGCTTTGGTCAGACAAGTGGCAGAACCACCGCCATCCATATTGCCTGCCCAAACAGCACCGAGGTCTTTCATCATCTGTGCAATGCCATCCAGGGTCAAGCCATGAGAGTAGGGTGACTGACGTCCGTCCACCATCAGGAAGAAAATCGTATAGTCTGAGCGAACACCAACCGCTACGCGCGGTGCCGGTATTGCGCTGTGGTCTGTATTCACAACTTTGCTGTCATCAACCAACACGCTGTGAATACCCATGGCTTGCCAAATATCACTTTTGTTCTGTTCATAAACTGTACGGTCACCGTAAATT containing:
- a CDS encoding phosphodiester glycosidase family protein, whose protein sequence is MHFQFKIQKLLPAFLAAVIVLQPLSAAPAYAVAAVNGMPLSLAASVESVTNKTVTPGLTETRFSYIGKDKYRNTCFMLSYKAGDPRVSLVAGTPHDSEKIGLSTVRNQANAVIAEGKQVVAAINSDMYNMNTGDPWGVVVKNGKEIHPYAPVRTWWKFFGLKRNGAPIYGDRTVYEQNKSDIWQAMGIHSVLVDDSKVVNTDHSAIPAPRVAVGVRSDYTIFFLMVDGRQSPYSHGLTLDGIAQMMKDLGAVWAGNMDGGGSATCLTKAENSSALKVQNRPSDGSERAVANSWLFVLDAPQGGDMASADVKAAYDYYTPGSLIQFSALARSNDGRPAEMASSGLSWSLAAGSDGIINSRGTVTAGASTGTVEAQLNLDGQVMGTKMVHVVQPDSLARKSADMRVLPGSTLNLGITASWQGHPVLINPADLSYEIPAGLGSVDGNGVFHASNTAASGNITVQLKGTGETVRIHICVGEPEIMESCEWLTNDRVAMNKWAASANYRDLAVNYGSMTSLVHSGKYAMRVSFDFRKAKETGNLAVNFGPRCARSSSGSAAALGMWVNGSACRGDSLWGCVYNSRGKKVYISMPGTVNWSGWKYIEMPISHNEKGPFSIRGDSISIVAAGKNACRKGYAVVDDIQFTYDRNNVDAAAPIIDEISVDGKTYSNYKADVEIRCHDAGTNGMTSGINWNSMKVCVDGVNYINAQGYACDKNGTVAISGKSWSAGRHRLDVSLEDNTGNCCGKTVFFTVTD